Below is a window of Defluviimonas sp. SAOS-178_SWC DNA.
CTCTGGGGGCTCGGGAATGTCATCCTGCCCTTCCTCGTGGGCGGCGCCATCGCCTACTTCCTCGACCCCATTGCCGACCGCCTGGAACGCGCCGGTTTGAGCCGGACGGCGGCGACATCGGTCATCTCGATCATCGCGCTCTTCATCTTCATCCTGCTCGCGTTGCTCATCGTGCCGATGCTGGTGCGCCAGCTCATTCAGCTGGTGAACGCGGCGCCGACAATCTTCGGCGAATTGCAATCCTTCCTGACCGCCAAATTCCCCTCGATCATGGATCAGCAGAGCGTCGTGCGCGAAACTCTGGCCTCCATCGGCAAGACGATCCAGTCCAGGGGCGGAGAGTTGGCGAGCGGGCTTCTCTCCTCGGCTTTGTCGGTGATCAATGCGATCGTGTTCGTCGTCGTCGTCCCGGTCGTGGCCTTCTACCTGCTGCTCGACTGGGACAACATGGTCGCGAAGATCGACAGCTGGCTGCCGCTTGATCATCGCGACATGGTCCGCACGCTCGCGCGCGACATCGACCGGGTCCTGGCCGGCTTCGTGAGGGGGCAGGTTTC
It encodes the following:
- a CDS encoding AI-2E family transporter → MALPGRQQMKYWGIAAALFFAVLWGLGNVILPFLVGGAIAYFLDPIADRLERAGLSRTAATSVISIIALFIFILLALLIVPMLVRQLIQLVNAAPTIFGELQSFLTAKFPSIMDQQSVVRETLASIGKTIQSRGGELASGLLSSALSVINAIVFVVVVPVVAFYLLLDWDNMVAKIDSWLPLDHRDMVRTLARDIDRVLAGFVRGQVSVCLILGTFYSVSLMVAGLDFGLIVGAIAGLITFIPYVGALIGGALAIGLAFFQFWGDWVQIGIIAGIFAIGQFLEGNIITPKLVGNSVGLHPVWLLFALSAFGTLFGFVGMLVAVPVAAAIGVLTRFAISQYLDSRLYRGLSTEDEA